Within the Rosa rugosa chromosome 2, drRosRugo1.1, whole genome shotgun sequence genome, the region TACTCCTTTTATTTTCTAGTTTTTTGTAGGCCTTTTTTGGGCATTCTAGTGGTTTTTTCCTTATCTAGTTGTAGTACTGGGTCTTAGTCTTgtcgacttaattctcagtatatctagttgtacaccaattgaggtctctaggcgactagatgTACTGTGTTCCGGGTTAGGTTGGGAGGGCTGGATCCTTCTAGttttctagcgcctccggcgtagtaccaaagggggattcCGCTATGTCTATAATGTAttcaatgtcaaatgagtgtcctagtttctatgtaccactgtgggtactaacacatcttcttgtctgtcttatatgacagcggaagggtatgtaatggtcattctggcctttgatcaatatattggctacTGCCTTCTTCTTCAAAAAACTAGTCGAGTCAAATTAGAATTAGTTTCAAGTACATATTGGAGTAATGATCTGATGTAACATGATAGTTGCTGGTCACAGTAGTCCAATACAGCTATGTTATCtatattattttctttatttattttccttttcctagcTCTTTTTAGATTTTATCAATTACTTGTTGGTTTAGGGTTTGCAAATTAACTATGTAAACCTCTTATTTGGTTGTAGTAGTCGTTTTTTTTCCTGAATTTATTGATAGAACTTTCTCACAACTAGCTCTATCAACTCCGCCATTCTGTAGGAATCAACGAGGCATAGGCACTCTAAATCCTTGGCTATTCTCACCTTGAGAATCAACAAGGTTTAGATTTTATCTCGTTTTCTTTATTCATCATATTGGTTTTATTCTGGTGACATAATTGGAAGTTGGGGTTTGAGGTTGTGAGTTAATTCCCATCACGGGCTGCATCATGATCTCAATCTGGTAAGACTATAGTCTATAAGTAGTTCAAGGTACATACCTGATAGCAAAcatctttcctttttcttcgaAGTACAAAAATCCCAATAGCGAAAccagattttttctttttctgttttttaagCATGGCTACCAATATATACCATCTCATTCTTAGATTTTTCTCCACCTTGCGCAGAACATCTTGATAGTCCCTTCACAACTATTTCGTCACCATTTAGGAGTATGCCCTTGGAACAAATTTTTCTCGCGTCGATTTCTAGAATGGTCATTTTCACACAGGTTTTACAATTAGAATGTTATAAACCTTCTTAGGTTCTTTAATTATGCAGTTTTGGAACTTTAAGTAAAGAATTATGCAATCACGGACCCTACAGTACTTTTTAATCTGAATGGTTTCAACTTCACTGGAGAATGCATGTGGACATATTTGAACATATGCTTATATTCCGAGTAAAACTTACAAATGGTCTTTAATTCTGGTTTGCAAATTAGTCAAACCTATAAATCTTCTGATTCCTCTCTAAACTTCTTATATATATCACTCTTGTAGAACTCCCTCGTCCTAATCACCAGAACCAGTGAAACAAGAGCACCAAAAAATGTGACAGCAGCTAAAATTGAGAAAGACAGCCTATAACACTGACTCCCAATACAAATCAGCTCCTTCACCGAAGACCTTGTCATCCCTTTCCTTGCCAAATCCTTCAACGCCTCTCGATCATAGAGCATCCCGGTGACCTTCACATTGAGAATGTAAGACCCGAGAGGACTCGCTAACTGTCCACAATTGAACAATGTGGAGTAGTACTTGAGCCCAAACAGCTCGGAAATGATGGCGAAAAGCAACGGTAGTTGGGCACCAAAAGAAAACCCAATGATCACTGATGCTACATAAACTGAACCAGGGGCCGGAAATGCAATGAGGAGGTGGCCGACACTTGATAGAAGAAGCACAAGAGTCATCATGAGTGGTCTGGGCATTTTCCACCTTACTAATAGGCTTTCCGAGACAAACCCGGAAAAGACTCTACCAAAGTAGTTCCATATGCTCACTAGTGATACAAAAGAGCTTATTGTCTTAGTTGGGTATCCGAGAGACTCACCGATTTGCCCCAAATTGTCTACGGCCGTCAAGCTTGACCCGAGACCACATAGCGTTGCAATGAAGAGAATGAGCATGTCTACGCTAAGGAGGGCTTGTAAAATTGTGTAGTCTTCTCCTCTTGGTGGCTTGTTGCATATCTCAGCAAAACAGGGCGTCTCTGTTTTCTCtgctttctctgtttttggttgCTCAGTTGCTTCTGGTTTCTGAACCGCTACCTCCGTCGGAGGATCGACTGGTTGTTTCTTGAAGTTCCAGAGGAGCAGCTCTTCTCTAATTGCAATTCCAAGAGGGAGAAAGAGAAACACACAAACCACAGCGACGCTTCCGGCATAGGCAGCTTGGGAGAAAGCAATCTGTTTCTGCATTATGGTCATAACCATGAGAAACAAAGCAAGAGCAATAGAGATGTAGAGGAAATGGTAAAAGACTCTGAGCTCATTTGGTTGCCTAACAACTTTCATTGGACGAATGGTGTACACAAACACTACAGAAAGAGCAGCAGGGAGCCAAGCAATGAGTAGAACCAACGATTTCGAATCGTTTCCATAAACTGCCAAGTAAATCTGATTAAACATGGCTCCACTAAGCCCAGTAAAACCCTTCAACAGACCAAGCATAACGCCTCTGCTTTCCGGGAAGTTCTTGACACAAGTGACAAGAGCTCCGGTATTTGCAAAGTTCTGAGAATTTGCTCCGATACAAATGTACATGCACATCTGCCAGACTTTGGGTTTGGCTATTTTACCGGTGACGGCAAGCCAGATCATGAAGTAGCCGGTGAAATTCATGGCGGAGCCGACTAGGAGAACGAACCAAGTTGGGGTTACTTCACCTATTAAGCCGGAGAGGACTCCGACGTTGGCGCCGAGGTCTTTGAAGAAGCCGAGCAAGTTGAGGGTGGATTGGTCGTAGCCGAGAGTGGACTTGATCTGCTTGGAGTAGACTCCGAACAGATAAGTGGCTCCGGCTCCGGCCATGATAAGAAAGGATGCAAACACTGTGAACCATCTTCCTTGAACCACTTGCACTGCAAACTGGAGCGACTCACTAGGTTTAGAGCTGCTCATTTTGGCCGTGGCTAGCCGGAAAGAGTTTGGTTTTCTGGAAGGGAGCTAAGAAAAGCAAAAGGTGAAGATGCGCTTTTGGATTGGTGTGGATATATAAACAAGTAGCCGAAAGGATTGACTCGAGTGTTTGAGCAGACTGAGCTAACATGCAGTGGTATATGAATACAGCTCAAGGCCAAAGGGTATGGTATATAAATAAGCCTAGAGGTCTTGTGAGGAACAAGTTTGGGGTTTTGTTTTTCGGTTCGAGCCTTTGTTTAACGGTCTTGGTTATCAGAACCCAATGGAAGTGTGATTTAAAAGATTATGAAGTGCTTCATTAGTGTGATCCTTTTGGCTGCTTAAGATCTCTAATGGTTGATTGTGGGATAGACTTGTACTCACTAGGAAATTGAGCAAGACCCTTTTGAGCTTTCACTTCATTATCCAAATATCATGGATCTCATGTCATTTGtgcaaaaaatgaaaaatttggttttgtttttcccTTTGCTAATACGAAGTCGTTTGGTTGTATGTGGGCAACGATTACAACACTGAATGAGGAACTTGTGATATTGTCCGTTGATGCGCCTACTCTTGCAATGGTGACATTTTTCTATCACGAACCATTCCCTATTGCAGCCCAACCTGCTTGTTTTGCACAACTTTTTCATGCAACTTTTTTGCAAGGTTTCTGTTCTTCGTAGTAGTATTTTCTTAGTTCGGAGATTTATCTCACTAAATTTTATCTCGGCAAGATTTTAACGAGAACACATTTTATCGTTCTGAATCCTGACAACTGATTTGTTTTGCTAACCAGAGTCAACCATTTGATCGAGGGTTTGTCTTTAGTTACTTTGTGTTGAACTTTGTGGAGTTAGTTTTTCTCTCATGTTATTTTCAGACAAAAGATTTAGTTGTAGCAGGTTTTAACTTTTTTTCCTGACCGTCACCCCCTGTGACAAAGTACTTTTACCCTTGTTGTGATCATTTCCTTTGTATTCTTTAACTCTCACCTATCTCATCAATACACTTAAtatatttttctcaaaaaagaagaataataaTAGGCTAATAAGATTCAATTAAATTGAGACATAATTATCCAAAATCTCACCAAGATAACATACAAAAGTGTA harbors:
- the LOC133733128 gene encoding protein NUCLEAR FUSION DEFECTIVE 4-like, giving the protein MSSSKPSESLQFAVQVVQGRWFTVFASFLIMAGAGATYLFGVYSKQIKSTLGYDQSTLNLLGFFKDLGANVGVLSGLIGEVTPTWFVLLVGSAMNFTGYFMIWLAVTGKIAKPKVWQMCMYICIGANSQNFANTGALVTCVKNFPESRGVMLGLLKGFTGLSGAMFNQIYLAVYGNDSKSLVLLIAWLPAALSVVFVYTIRPMKVVRQPNELRVFYHFLYISIALALFLMVMTIMQKQIAFSQAAYAGSVAVVCVFLFLPLGIAIREELLLWNFKKQPVDPPTEVAVQKPEATEQPKTEKAEKTETPCFAEICNKPPRGEDYTILQALLSVDMLILFIATLCGLGSSLTAVDNLGQIGESLGYPTKTISSFVSLVSIWNYFGRVFSGFVSESLLVRWKMPRPLMMTLVLLLSSVGHLLIAFPAPGSVYVASVIIGFSFGAQLPLLFAIISELFGLKYYSTLFNCGQLASPLGSYILNVKVTGMLYDREALKDLARKGMTRSSVKELICIGSQCYRLSFSILAAVTFFGALVSLVLVIRTREFYKSDIYKKFREESEDL